ACTATTCTCATCTGCATTATTTAATATTGTAGAAACTTCTGCCATTTCAACTAAAAAAGTTGATTTTCCACTAACAACATCATCTTTAGCCCCAATTCTTGTAAAAATATTTTTTAAAATAGGTAATTCAACATATTCTGCGGGGACATAAGAACCTATTTGTGCCATTATAGAAATAATTCCAATTTGTCTTAGATATGTAGATTTTCCACTCATATTAGGACCTGTTAAGATTACAAATCTTTTTTTTCTATCAAGTTTAATATTATTCGGTATAAAATTGTCTGTAAATTGTTCAACAACAGGGTGTCTTCCATTAATAATTACTAAATTTTCATTATTAAACTGTGGTTTAATATAGTTATTTTTTATAGATGCTTCAGCAAACCCTCTTAATATATCTATTTCTGCAATTTTTGAGGATAATATTTTTAAATCTTTCACATAATTTTGTAATTCAACAATCAAATCATTGTAAATTTTCTTTTCTAATTCTTCAATCTTTTTTTCTGCTATAGAATATTGTTCTTCTAAATTTCTTAATTCTTCGGTAATAAAGCGTTCTGAATTTACTAAAGTTTGTTTTCTGATATAATTTGGAGGTACTTTATTAATATTAGTTTTTGTAACTTCTATATAAAAACCATAAATCTTATTCCTTGCAACTTTTAAATTTGATATTCCTGTTTTTTGTTTTTCTTTTAATTCAATCTCTTTTAAAATCTCGGAGGAATTTTCAAAAATCTTTTTATATCGATCCAATTCTAAATTAAATCCTTTTTTTATAACTTTTCCAGTTCCCACCTGTGTAGTAGGTTCTTCTAATATAGCATTTGATAACAATTGTTTTAAATCATTAAATTCTTCCAGTGTGTTTAGACCGATTAAGTTCAATAATTCGTTTATATAAGGTAAAACTTCTAAAGAAATCCTTAAAGCGGTTAAATCTCTTGGAGTAGCTCGAAAAAGAGAAATTCTTGAAGATATCCTTTCAATATCTCTTACTGAACTTAAATATTCTTTTAATTCTTCCATAATTAAAACATCATTTCTAAAAGTTTCTATAATATTTAATCTTTTTTCAATATTCTCTTTTTTTATTAATGGTTTTGAGATCCAATGTTGTAAAGTTCTTGACCCCATAGATGTTTTTGTGAACTTTAATATATCATATAAAGTTTTTCCTTTGTTTTCTTGATTTGGTAATAATCCTAAATTTAAAATAGTTGTTGAATCTAACATCATATTATTAGAACTTTTAAAACGCTTTGGGAAAGAAAAATGATTAATCTTTTGTTTTTGTGTAATTTCCAAATATTTAAAGACGGCACCTAACGCCAATAACTCATTCTTGTTTAATTTTAATACATCAATATCTAAAATTTCATAACTTTCTTTAATAACGTCTTCAAAATTTTTGTTAAAATACCATTCATCTAAATCCTCTATATATAATGAAGGATAAATATTTTTAATTTTGCTTTTTAAAGTCTTTAAATTTTTTGATAATAAAATTTGAACAAATGAGAAGGATGAGATAAAATCTATGATTTCATTTTCCGAAAATTCAAACGAGTCAATGTATATTTCTCCCGTGCTAAAATCAAATATAACAAATATAAAATGTTCATTATCATATGAATAAATCAACAATGAATATCGATTATTTTCATCAATCATATTTTCTTCAACGACAGTTCCAGGTGTGAGAATTTTTGTAACTTCTCTTTTAACTATCCCTTTAGCTGTAGTAGGATCTTCAACTTGGTCACAAATTGCGACTTTAAAACCTTGTTCAAGAAGTTTTTTTAGATAATTATCTAAAGCATGATGTGGAATGCCAGCCATTGGATGACCATTTCTGTGAGTTAGGGTGATTTGAAGTGCTTCGCTGGTAATTTTTGCATCTTCAAAAAATGTTTCATAAAAATCACCCAATCTAAAAAGCAAAATACAATCTTGATATTGATTTTTTATTTCTAAGTATTGTCTTATCATAGGCGTCATATTGCTAATGTTATCACCTTCCCGTTACATCAGGGTGCTTTCGCACCCTGATTATGAAACTCTTATTATATTTATATTTCAGGGCGCTTAGCGCCCTGAAATATTACTTTATTTCTTTTCGGCTTTTAATAACTTTATCAATTAAACCGTATTCCAAAGCTTCTTCGGCAGACATAAAATAATCTCTATCTGTATCTTTTTCTATTGTCGCTAAATCTTGACCTGTATGATCACTTAATATTTTATTTAACATTTTTTTAATTCTTAATAATTCTTGAACTTGTATTTCTACATCTTTAGCCGTTCCTTGAGCACCGCCCCAAGGTTGATGAATCATGATTCTGGAATTTGGTAAAGCAAACCTTTTTCCTTTTGTGCCTGCTGCTAACAACACAGCTCCCATTGAAGCAGCTTGACCTATACAAATTGTTGCAACATCTGGTTTGATATATTGCATAGTATCATACATAGCCAATCCGGCAGTAACAGACCCCCCTGGGCTGTTTATATAAAGATAAATATCCTTTTCAGGATCTTGTGCTTCTAAAAATAGTAACTGTGCTACGACTAAGTTTGATACATAATCATTCACATCTGAACCTAAAAATATAATTCTATCTTTTAATAATCTTGAGTATATATCATAAGCTCTTTCATATCTTCCTGTGGATTCAACAACTACAGGTATTGGCATACTCACTGTTCATTCACCTTCCTTATTTTTTCAAAAATTTTTTCAACTGGAAGAGCCAATAAAAACATATGGCCACTATCTGTAAATATTATCGATCTTACACTTTTGCCGTAAGTTAAATCTACTAAACTTGTTGTATTTTGATGTTCTTTTTTTAATCTTTTAAAATGAGCAAACTTTTCTGGTATAATTGAATGGATTCTCTCTGCAATTAAAAAAGAATTTTTTGTTACATTTACGATAGCCATATTTTCACCTCCATAAAGTATATTATACACTGAAAATATTAAAAAATCAAAACGGAGGCGATAAAATGAGTGAAAATATATTTATAGATGAAGCGATTATAACTGTATTTGGTGGAAAAGGTGGAGATGGTGTTGTAAGTTTTAGACGTGAAAAATTCGTTCCTAAAGGTGGTCCGGATGGTGGAGATGGGGGAGACGGAGGTAATGTTATAATAATGTCCTCTATAGAAAGAAATACATTGACAGATTTCAGATTTAAAAAAAAGTTCAAAGCTGAAAATGGAAAAAATGGTCAAGGAAAAAAAATGCATGGAAAAAATGGAAAGGATTTAATTATTAAAGTACCTGTTGGAACGTTAGTTTATGATTATGAAACAAATGAATTGATAGCAGATTTGAAATTTCCTAATCAATATGTTGTTGTCGCTAGAGGTGGAAAAGGCGGCAAAGGAAATGTACATTTTATGAATTCTAAAGTTCAAGCGCCAACGATTGCTGAGAAAGGTGTCGAAGGTGAAACAAAAATACTTAAATTAGAATTAAAAGTTTTAGCGGATGTTGGAATCATAGGTTATCCAAATGTGGGTAAATCAACTTTAATCTCTGTAATATCGAATGCTAAACCCAAAATAGCCAACTATCATTTTACTACTTTAATACCAAACTTAGGTGTAGTTGATATGGGTGACGGGAATACATTTGTTGTTGCTGATATTCCAGGATTAGTTCCGGGAGCTCATGAAGGAACAGGTCTTGGGGATAGATTTTTAAAACATGTGGAAAGATGTTATTGTATTGTTCATATATTAGATATATCTGAAAGCGAAGGAAGAAGTGCTAAAGAAGATTACTATGTAATACGTAATGAGTTGGAAAAATTTTCTCCAGAATTATCTAACAAATTAGAAATTGTTGTTGCAAATAAATCGGATTTGTTAGATGAAAAAGAATTGAATAAAAGAATAATAAAATTAAAAAATGATATAAGTAAAAAGGTTATACCCATCTCAGCAGCTACAAAAAAGAACGTTGATAAATTATTAAATGAAATTTGGAACAATATTAAAGAGATGAGAATTGATAGGCAAAAAGAAATATTAAAATCTTTGAAAAATGCACCAGAGAAATTAAAATTAAATATTAAACCTGTAGATATTGAAGTTCCTAAAAAAATAAGATTTGAGATCATAAAGTGGGATGAAGGAGTATATGAAGTTACAGGAAAAGATGTTGAAATATTATTAAAAAAATATCCAATTGATCAAAAAGATGCAAGGATTAAAATTTTAGATATTTTAGAAAAGAGTGGTTTAGAGAAAACATTAAGAAATATTGGAGTAAAAGAAGGAGATACAGTTTATTTAGGCGATTTTGCATTTGAATATATGGAGTGATTTATATGATTGTAATTTTCGGAGGTACATATAACCCACCACATATTGGACATAGAATTATAGCAGAATATGCATATGATTATTTAAAACCAGACAAATTTTTAATAATTCCAGCAGTTGTACCGCCACACAAAATAGAAAATACTAGTATTTTGGATTTTGAAACTAGAAAATTATGGTGTGAAAAGACTTTTCCTGAAGAACGTTTTATAGTTAGTGATATCGAAAAAAAATTATCTATACCTTCTTATACATATCAAACAGTATTATTTCTAAAAAAAGAAATGAAAGAAGAAATATATTTATTGATTGGAGAAGACTCTTTAATTAATTTTCATACATGGTATAAATGGAAAGATTTATTAAAAGAAGTAACATTAGTTGTATATAAAAGATATTCGGAAAAATTAAAATTTGATAATTATCAAATTCCTCATATATTCTTAAATTCACCATTAATAGAAATATCTGCGACAGAAATTAGAAATAGAATAAAAAAGAATTTAAGTATATATGGAATGGTTTCTGATAATATAGTTGAGGATGTAATAATAAAATACAGGCATGAATAATCATGCCTGTATTTTATTAAAACTTAGTGTCTCCACCAAATAATCCACCTAAAAGATTCCCTCCTATGCCATCTATGCCTTTTGTTTCTCCTTTGTTGGAAAATCTTGCAGCAGAATATATTCTATCAGCAAGTCTGGAAAATGGAAGGCTTTGTAAATAAACTATTCCTGGTCCTGTTACTCTTGTTAAGAACATTCCTTCGCCACCAAAAAGGGCATTTTTAAAACCTCCAACAAATTGAATATCATAATTTACAGTATTAGAGAAGCCAACAATACACCCTGTATCCACCCTTAACGATTCCCCAGGCATAAGATTTTTCTCAATTATCATGCCACCTGCATGGATAAAAACCATTCCATCCCCAACTAATCTTTCTAAAATAAAACCTTCACCACCAAATAATCCTGCACCAATTTTTTTAGTAAATGCTATTTCTATTTCTATACCAGCTGCGGAACATAAATAACTATCTTTTTGACATATAAATTCACCATTAAATCTTTTTAAATCTATTGGAATAACTTTCCCAGGATATGGAGCACCAAACGCAACATGTTTTTTACCAAGAGAGGTATTGAAAAAATTAGTCACAAAAAAAATTTCGCCAACGAACATTCTTTTTAATCCTTTAAAAAAGCCACCTCCTGTGTTGGTCTGCATTTCAATTCCATCATCCATATACATCATAGCTCCAGCTTCAGCTCTAACTCCCTCGCCTGGATCAAGTTCAATTTCCACAAGTTGCATATCATCTCCAATAATTTTATAATCGATAATATCAGCCATAACCATTCCTCCTGTTTTTTGTATATTAATAATTATACCATATGAAGATATTTTTTAAGTTTTCTTTAAGAATCGCGTGATATAATATGTTTATATTCAACGAG
The Marinitoga hydrogenitolerans DSM 16785 genome window above contains:
- the mutS gene encoding DNA mismatch repair protein MutS encodes the protein MTPMIRQYLEIKNQYQDCILLFRLGDFYETFFEDAKITSEALQITLTHRNGHPMAGIPHHALDNYLKKLLEQGFKVAICDQVEDPTTAKGIVKREVTKILTPGTVVEENMIDENNRYSLLIYSYDNEHFIFVIFDFSTGEIYIDSFEFSENEIIDFISSFSFVQILLSKNLKTLKSKIKNIYPSLYIEDLDEWYFNKNFEDVIKESYEILDIDVLKLNKNELLALGAVFKYLEITQKQKINHFSFPKRFKSSNNMMLDSTTILNLGLLPNQENKGKTLYDILKFTKTSMGSRTLQHWISKPLIKKENIEKRLNIIETFRNDVLIMEELKEYLSSVRDIERISSRISLFRATPRDLTALRISLEVLPYINELLNLIGLNTLEEFNDLKQLLSNAILEEPTTQVGTGKVIKKGFNLELDRYKKIFENSSEILKEIELKEKQKTGISNLKVARNKIYGFYIEVTKTNINKVPPNYIRKQTLVNSERFITEELRNLEEQYSIAEKKIEELEKKIYNDLIVELQNYVKDLKILSSKIAEIDILRGFAEASIKNNYIKPQFNNENLVIINGRHPVVEQFTDNFIPNNIKLDRKKRFVILTGPNMSGKSTYLRQIGIISIMAQIGSYVPAEYVELPILKNIFTRIGAKDDVVSGKSTFLVEMAEVSTILNNADENSLILLDEVGRGTGTIDGISVAWATSEYIYQVLKSYTIFATHYMELTMLNDFYDGIINKRVKVLETESGIIFLHKIEDGISDKSYGIEVAKLAGIPNEVVLRAKEVMNEISNKTAFEEKLKSMKKIKQKKFSKNKNQLKLF
- the clpP gene encoding ATP-dependent Clp endopeptidase proteolytic subunit ClpP; the encoded protein is MPIPVVVESTGRYERAYDIYSRLLKDRIIFLGSDVNDYVSNLVVAQLLFLEAQDPEKDIYLYINSPGGSVTAGLAMYDTMQYIKPDVATICIGQAASMGAVLLAAGTKGKRFALPNSRIMIHQPWGGAQGTAKDVEIQVQELLRIKKMLNKILSDHTGQDLATIEKDTDRDYFMSAEEALEYGLIDKVIKSRKEIK
- a CDS encoding DUF370 domain-containing protein gives rise to the protein MAIVNVTKNSFLIAERIHSIIPEKFAHFKRLKKEHQNTTSLVDLTYGKSVRSIIFTDSGHMFLLALPVEKIFEKIRKVNEQ
- the obgE gene encoding GTPase ObgE codes for the protein MSENIFIDEAIITVFGGKGGDGVVSFRREKFVPKGGPDGGDGGDGGNVIIMSSIERNTLTDFRFKKKFKAENGKNGQGKKMHGKNGKDLIIKVPVGTLVYDYETNELIADLKFPNQYVVVARGGKGGKGNVHFMNSKVQAPTIAEKGVEGETKILKLELKVLADVGIIGYPNVGKSTLISVISNAKPKIANYHFTTLIPNLGVVDMGDGNTFVVADIPGLVPGAHEGTGLGDRFLKHVERCYCIVHILDISESEGRSAKEDYYVIRNELEKFSPELSNKLEIVVANKSDLLDEKELNKRIIKLKNDISKKVIPISAATKKNVDKLLNEIWNNIKEMRIDRQKEILKSLKNAPEKLKLNIKPVDIEVPKKIRFEIIKWDEGVYEVTGKDVEILLKKYPIDQKDARIKILDILEKSGLEKTLRNIGVKEGDTVYLGDFAFEYME
- the nadD gene encoding nicotinate (nicotinamide) nucleotide adenylyltransferase — its product is MIVIFGGTYNPPHIGHRIIAEYAYDYLKPDKFLIIPAVVPPHKIENTSILDFETRKLWCEKTFPEERFIVSDIEKKLSIPSYTYQTVLFLKKEMKEEIYLLIGEDSLINFHTWYKWKDLLKEVTLVVYKRYSEKLKFDNYQIPHIFLNSPLIEISATEIRNRIKKNLSIYGMVSDNIVEDVIIKYRHE
- a CDS encoding TIGR00266 family protein, giving the protein MADIIDYKIIGDDMQLVEIELDPGEGVRAEAGAMMYMDDGIEMQTNTGGGFFKGLKRMFVGEIFFVTNFFNTSLGKKHVAFGAPYPGKVIPIDLKRFNGEFICQKDSYLCSAAGIEIEIAFTKKIGAGLFGGEGFILERLVGDGMVFIHAGGMIIEKNLMPGESLRVDTGCIVGFSNTVNYDIQFVGGFKNALFGGEGMFLTRVTGPGIVYLQSLPFSRLADRIYSAARFSNKGETKGIDGIGGNLLGGLFGGDTKF